One part of the Thermoanaerobacterium sp. CMT5567-10 genome encodes these proteins:
- a CDS encoding O-antigen ligase family protein: MAQKAEKKGKVNVKEKRSINTIFTIDIVFYISLLLLVALPPYFRGMYFDNELLPTIGITSIVVVIWSLIKIFKKEPIITERLDYAVLSLVGAYLISTFFAVNIRSAIGETLKYIDYVFIYLMASRLLSDKKKIWILLNVLVLSSFGVAAVGLLSAAGYINYNGSWVGGRINSTFQYANTAASFLMAFLFVNFALISYTENKYLKALYGIEVFVQLYAYIFTLSRGAWVMFPFLFLFLIIMMPKGKKVEPFIYLIGIVVASSLPIAKFNSIVNGPKPHNLLMWIFVGALLSAIFTYLISFIVDTVNKISLKVGISIIVIVGILSSIGGYMVLTSQMPLTLSHGQNEADSLKSVTRFVNVDADRIYVLKYVVKSQNSENRDWAYGITIDSRNDLDQPTKIKDVYDKESFSGEKTIEFSTLKDTKRLAITFINNFKGTSVTFEKAYIYPKNNPKDVQNIMLKYKYLPENVASRIQDISLSSHSSSERMQFYKDGFKIFKDYPLFGAGGGAWASLYFKYQSYLYWTTQTHNYFMQVLLDTGVVGAAAIIFFLIALILSIFKLYKAEMDRYERILLASAATGILSLYAHAAMDFDLSLSAVTIALYALIGIINSMSISRKESTTPIIKGKKLYNGYYNYGVLIVGIVVMFISFSLSAALRYAEKGDSLVKTNNIGQAMQYYKSAVSYDPWNAKYRMSYGQTLASIADQTKDAATLQEAMNEEQKAVDLEPFNSQLSAQLGAFYLAHGQIDKGIQYVKKAVEVQPLRPENYQQLADAYNKVGMFYLQNNDKVKAKEYLEKAVDVENLFNEANSKSEEPKPMTDTMKKIVENSKEALKGIQ; encoded by the coding sequence ATGGCACAAAAAGCAGAAAAAAAAGGAAAAGTCAATGTGAAGGAAAAAAGAAGTATAAACACTATTTTTACAATCGATATCGTATTTTACATATCATTGCTTTTATTAGTGGCATTACCACCGTATTTTAGAGGCATGTACTTCGACAATGAACTTCTGCCTACTATCGGGATTACATCCATTGTGGTGGTGATTTGGTCACTTATAAAGATATTTAAAAAAGAACCCATAATTACTGAGAGACTTGACTATGCTGTATTATCCCTTGTTGGTGCATATCTCATATCGACATTTTTTGCTGTAAATATAAGATCTGCGATAGGGGAGACATTGAAGTATATTGATTATGTTTTTATATACTTAATGGCAAGCAGGCTTTTAAGCGACAAGAAAAAGATATGGATCCTTTTAAATGTACTTGTTTTAAGTTCATTTGGAGTGGCCGCAGTAGGGCTTTTATCTGCTGCAGGATACATAAACTACAACGGGTCATGGGTAGGAGGAAGGATTAATTCCACATTTCAATATGCCAATACTGCTGCATCGTTTTTGATGGCATTTTTGTTTGTGAACTTTGCCCTTATATCATATACAGAAAATAAATATCTAAAAGCACTATATGGGATAGAAGTATTTGTACAGCTTTATGCCTACATATTTACATTGTCCCGTGGTGCATGGGTAATGTTTCCGTTTTTGTTTCTGTTCCTTATCATAATGATGCCAAAAGGTAAAAAGGTGGAGCCTTTCATCTACTTAATAGGTATAGTCGTAGCATCGTCACTGCCTATAGCGAAATTTAATTCTATCGTGAATGGCCCTAAACCACACAATTTGCTTATGTGGATATTTGTAGGAGCTTTGCTATCAGCCATTTTCACATATCTGATAAGTTTCATAGTTGATACTGTAAATAAGATAAGCTTAAAAGTAGGTATATCGATAATTGTTATTGTGGGCATTCTTTCATCAATAGGTGGATACATGGTATTGACATCGCAAATGCCGCTTACATTAAGTCATGGTCAAAATGAGGCCGACAGCTTAAAAAGCGTGACGAGATTTGTCAATGTTGATGCTGACAGGATTTATGTTCTTAAATATGTGGTTAAATCGCAAAATAGCGAAAACAGGGATTGGGCGTATGGAATCACGATAGACAGCAGAAATGATTTAGATCAGCCTACAAAAATTAAAGATGTGTACGACAAAGAAAGTTTCAGCGGAGAAAAAACTATTGAATTTTCTACGTTAAAGGACACCAAGAGGTTGGCTATAACTTTTATAAACAATTTTAAAGGTACGTCTGTAACATTTGAAAAAGCGTATATATATCCAAAAAACAACCCAAAAGACGTACAAAACATTATGCTGAAATACAAGTATCTGCCTGAAAATGTGGCGTCTAGAATACAGGATATTAGCCTAAGTAGCCACAGCAGTTCAGAGCGCATGCAGTTTTACAAAGATGGATTTAAGATTTTTAAAGATTATCCGCTGTTTGGAGCAGGTGGAGGGGCATGGGCATCCCTTTACTTCAAGTATCAGTCTTACCTCTATTGGACTACGCAGACACATAATTACTTCATGCAGGTTTTGCTTGATACAGGTGTAGTTGGAGCAGCAGCAATCATATTCTTCTTAATTGCTCTCATATTATCAATATTTAAGCTCTATAAAGCAGAAATGGATAGATATGAGCGCATACTGCTGGCATCTGCTGCAACAGGCATATTAAGCCTTTATGCCCATGCTGCAATGGATTTTGACCTTTCTTTATCTGCTGTAACGATAGCGCTGTACGCCCTTATTGGCATAATAAACAGCATGAGTATAAGCAGGAAAGAGTCAACAACACCAATTATAAAAGGCAAAAAATTGTACAATGGATATTACAACTATGGAGTTTTAATAGTTGGAATAGTCGTCATGTTTATATCATTCTCTCTTTCGGCTGCGTTGAGATACGCTGAAAAAGGTGACAGTTTGGTGAAGACAAACAATATTGGTCAAGCTATGCAATACTACAAAAGTGCTGTATCATATGATCCGTGGAATGCAAAGTACAGGATGTCTTACGGGCAGACATTGGCTAGCATAGCAGATCAGACAAAGGACGCAGCGACGCTTCAGGAGGCAATGAATGAAGAGCAGAAAGCAGTAGATCTAGAACCCTTTAATTCTCAATTATCGGCGCAGCTTGGAGCTTTTTACCTTGCTCATGGACAGATAGATAAAGGAATACAGTATGTCAAAAAAGCTGTTGAAGTCCAGCCTTTAAGGCCAGAGAACTATCAACAGCTGGCAGATGCGTATAACAAAGTTGGCATGTTTTACCTGCAAAACAACGATAAAGTGAAAGCGAAAGAGTATCTTGAAAAAGCTGTCGATGTGGAGAATTTGTTTAATGAAGCCAATTCTAAATCAGAAGAACCGAAACCTATGACAGATACAATGAAGAAAATAGTAGAAAATTCTAAAGAAGCGTTAAAAGGGATACAGTGA
- a CDS encoding ABC transporter substrate-binding protein: MRKPRKLLIFTLILTLILTSVLFTGCKAKDKQLTKINFIETVHSIFYAPYYAAVNKGFFKEEGLQLEITTAQGSDKAATAVVSGQADIGLQGPETTVYVYKEGKEDYLVNFAQLTKKDGSFLVGKKPEPNFKWENLKGKKIIGGRPGGMPEMTLEYVLKEHGIDPKKDVNLVTNLQFTATAGAFMRSDADYVALFEPTASQVESEKGGYIVASVGAAGHDVPYTTFNARKNYIKEHPDIIQHFTNAVYKGMLYVQSHSSKQVAEDIKSFFPDTDIDIIAKVIDRYKSIDAWGTTPQMKSADFDALQNVLLNAGEIDSKVDSNVLIDNTFSNKAVESIKK; this comes from the coding sequence ATGAGAAAGCCTAGGAAATTACTTATTTTTACGCTTATACTTACATTGATACTTACATCTGTTTTGTTTACAGGATGTAAAGCAAAAGATAAACAGCTTACAAAGATAAATTTTATTGAGACAGTTCACTCGATTTTTTATGCACCATACTACGCAGCAGTAAATAAGGGATTTTTTAAAGAAGAAGGACTTCAATTGGAGATAACAACCGCACAAGGTTCTGACAAAGCCGCAACAGCAGTTGTATCAGGTCAAGCCGACATAGGACTGCAAGGTCCAGAGACTACTGTCTACGTGTATAAAGAAGGGAAAGAAGATTACCTTGTAAATTTTGCACAGCTTACAAAAAAAGACGGCTCATTCTTAGTAGGCAAAAAGCCGGAACCGAATTTCAAGTGGGAAAACCTGAAAGGGAAAAAGATAATAGGCGGAAGGCCTGGTGGAATGCCTGAAATGACTCTTGAATATGTACTGAAAGAGCACGGCATAGATCCTAAAAAAGATGTAAATCTTGTGACAAATCTGCAATTTACAGCAACTGCCGGTGCATTCATGAGATCCGATGCAGACTACGTCGCGCTATTTGAACCGACGGCATCACAGGTAGAGAGTGAAAAAGGCGGATATATCGTAGCATCTGTCGGTGCTGCCGGACATGATGTGCCGTATACGACATTTAACGCTAGAAAAAACTATATAAAAGAACATCCTGATATTATACAGCATTTTACGAATGCAGTTTACAAAGGCATGCTTTACGTTCAATCCCATTCATCAAAGCAGGTTGCTGAAGATATCAAGTCATTCTTCCCTGATACAGATATTGATATCATAGCAAAGGTTATCGACAGGTATAAAAGCATAGATGCATGGGGTACAACACCGCAAATGAAGTCGGCTGATTTTGACGCACTTCAAAATGTGTTGTTAAACGCCGGTGAAATAGACAGCAAAGTTGACTCCAACGTACTTATAGACAATACTTTTTCCAATAAAGCAGTGGAATCAATAAAGAAATAA
- a CDS encoding ABC transporter ATP-binding protein, with amino-acid sequence MDKVMVELKNVSLNYHTVKGETEAIKNVSFDVYEGEFVGVIGPSGCGKSTLLSIIAGLLKPSGGNVKVNGKVGYMLQKDHLFEWRNIMQNVLLGLEIQNAVNDVSIRHVEGLLDRYGLAEFKYHYPNQISGGMRQRAALIRTLALNPDIMLLDEAFSALDYQTRLAISDEVWNILKNVKKTAIIVTHDISEAIAMCDRIVVLSNRPAIVKSIHEIHLTCDTPSPIGCRKAPEFRDYFNEIWKELDVHV; translated from the coding sequence GTGGATAAAGTCATGGTAGAACTTAAAAATGTCTCTTTAAACTATCATACTGTAAAGGGCGAAACAGAAGCAATAAAAAATGTCTCTTTTGATGTATATGAAGGGGAATTCGTAGGAGTCATAGGTCCTTCTGGATGTGGCAAATCCACACTTTTATCTATTATAGCAGGCCTTTTGAAGCCATCAGGCGGAAACGTAAAAGTAAACGGCAAAGTTGGATACATGCTACAAAAAGATCACCTTTTTGAGTGGAGAAACATCATGCAGAATGTTCTTCTGGGCCTTGAGATACAAAATGCTGTCAATGATGTATCCATAAGGCATGTAGAGGGACTATTAGATAGATACGGTCTGGCAGAGTTTAAATACCATTATCCTAATCAGATATCAGGAGGAATGAGGCAAAGAGCAGCATTAATCAGGACTCTAGCTTTAAATCCTGACATTATGCTATTGGATGAGGCTTTTTCAGCCCTTGATTACCAGACAAGGCTTGCAATATCTGATGAGGTGTGGAACATATTGAAAAATGTAAAAAAGACAGCTATTATAGTTACCCACGATATATCTGAAGCAATAGCGATGTGCGACAGGATCGTGGTTTTGTCTAATAGGCCGGCAATTGTAAAAAGCATACATGAGATACATCTCACATGCGATACACCCTCACCCATTGGATGCCGAAAAGCCCCAGAATTCAGAGATTATTTCAATGAGATATGGAAGGAGCTTGATGTTCATGTATGA
- a CDS encoding ABC transporter permease: MYDATLKMSKEHREFLKKVKRKEIAVRITQVIILIAFFAVWEIAGRLKLIDPFLFSQPSRMLKTIINLSEDGSLFTHIWVTLSETLIGFALGTFIGIAIAIMLWWSSFASKVAEPYLIVLNSLPKIALGPIFIVWMGNGEAPIITMGLAISLIVTIISLETGFMQVDEDKIKLLKTFGATKYQILTKCILPASIPTIMSAIKINMGLSWVGVITGEFLVSKAGLGYLIVYGGQIFKLDIVMSSVLILSVLAALMYVLLVYIEKKIIKWQ; encoded by the coding sequence ATGTATGATGCAACGTTAAAAATGTCAAAAGAGCACAGAGAATTCTTAAAAAAAGTCAAAAGAAAAGAAATAGCTGTAAGAATTACTCAGGTTATAATATTGATTGCATTTTTTGCTGTTTGGGAAATAGCCGGAAGGCTTAAATTGATAGACCCGTTCTTATTTAGCCAGCCATCTCGCATGCTTAAAACAATCATAAATTTAAGTGAAGACGGCTCACTGTTTACACACATATGGGTTACACTAAGTGAGACATTGATAGGATTTGCACTTGGTACATTTATAGGCATAGCAATTGCAATCATGCTTTGGTGGTCTTCATTTGCATCAAAAGTAGCTGAACCATATCTAATAGTATTAAACAGCCTGCCAAAGATCGCATTAGGTCCTATATTCATCGTATGGATGGGAAATGGCGAAGCACCTATAATAACGATGGGACTGGCTATATCTTTAATCGTCACAATAATAAGTTTAGAGACAGGCTTTATGCAAGTAGATGAGGATAAGATAAAACTTTTAAAGACATTTGGCGCTACAAAGTATCAAATACTTACAAAGTGCATTTTGCCAGCCAGTATCCCAACTATCATGTCTGCCATAAAAATCAACATGGGGCTATCTTGGGTTGGCGTAATAACAGGCGAATTCTTAGTATCTAAAGCTGGTCTAGGATATCTCATCGTGTATGGCGGACAGATATTCAAGCTTGACATAGTCATGTCCAGTGTCCTAATTTTATCTGTGCTGGCTGCATTGATGTACGTACTTTTAGTATACATTGAAAAGAAAATAATCAAATGGCAGTAG
- a CDS encoding NAD+ synthase, with translation MKIALAQLNPTVGDIKNNCEKIIKYIKEAKKANMDLIVFPELSIIGYPPKDLLYNPDFLETSYSALNELILPETNGIGVIVGIATKDKEKDYMLHNSALLLYNGKIIGQADKTLLPNYDVFDEQRYFEPAKSRTCFDFKGMRLAVNICEDIWNDKDFWERPRYDIDVLEEQYKLNPDIFINISASPYNLGKQELRTKMVKQISKKYKLPLIYVNQVGGNDELIFDGNSFAINSNGDRVVNLRSFSEDIAFVDTENLDELKPLQEIKEDISWVHDALILGLKDYFRKTGFKKAVVGLSGGIDSAVTCALAVKALGRENVLGVSMPSRYSSEGSKDDARDLAQNLGIQYRVIPIEDVFKSYISIFNKDGDVLGDLAEENLQARIRGNYLMFISNREGYMVLTTGNKSEIAVGYCTLYGDMSGGLAVISDVPKTMVYELAKYINRDKIIIPLSTIEKAPSAELRPNQKDTDSLPPYEILDDILKLYIEDDKSISEIVSEGYDEDIVRDVIRKVNNAEYKRKQAAPGLKVTTKAFGVGRRMPIAQKFRP, from the coding sequence ATGAAGATAGCATTAGCACAGCTGAATCCAACTGTGGGCGACATTAAAAATAATTGTGAAAAAATAATTAAGTATATAAAAGAAGCAAAAAAAGCTAACATGGATCTTATAGTATTTCCAGAGCTTTCCATCATTGGATATCCTCCTAAGGATTTACTTTATAACCCTGATTTTTTGGAAACATCATATAGTGCTTTAAATGAGCTTATATTACCTGAAACAAATGGTATTGGCGTCATAGTAGGTATAGCCACAAAAGATAAAGAAAAAGACTATATGCTTCATAACTCAGCACTACTTCTATACAACGGTAAAATAATCGGACAAGCTGACAAAACCCTTTTGCCAAATTACGATGTATTTGATGAGCAAAGGTATTTTGAGCCAGCAAAAAGTAGGACTTGCTTTGATTTTAAAGGAATGCGCCTTGCAGTAAATATTTGCGAAGACATATGGAACGACAAGGACTTCTGGGAAAGACCAAGGTACGATATAGATGTTTTGGAAGAGCAGTACAAGCTAAATCCAGACATTTTTATAAATATTTCCGCATCGCCGTATAACCTTGGAAAGCAAGAATTAAGGACAAAGATGGTAAAGCAAATATCAAAGAAATATAAACTGCCTCTAATATATGTAAATCAAGTCGGTGGAAATGACGAGCTGATTTTTGATGGTAACAGTTTCGCAATAAATTCCAATGGCGACAGAGTCGTAAACTTAAGGTCATTTTCTGAGGATATTGCTTTTGTAGATACTGAAAATCTTGATGAACTAAAACCGCTTCAAGAAATCAAAGAAGATATTTCATGGGTTCATGATGCACTAATTTTAGGACTTAAAGATTATTTCAGAAAGACAGGCTTTAAAAAAGCAGTGGTAGGCTTAAGCGGCGGTATTGATTCTGCTGTCACATGTGCACTTGCAGTAAAAGCTCTAGGGCGTGAAAATGTACTGGGCGTATCTATGCCATCTCGCTATTCTTCAGAAGGCAGCAAAGATGATGCAAGGGATCTAGCACAAAATCTAGGCATACAGTACAGAGTAATACCTATTGAAGATGTTTTTAAAAGTTATATCTCTATTTTTAACAAAGATGGCGACGTTTTGGGAGATCTAGCAGAAGAAAATCTGCAGGCCAGGATAAGAGGCAACTATCTAATGTTCATATCAAACAGAGAAGGCTACATGGTCTTAACAACCGGAAACAAGTCAGAAATTGCTGTTGGATACTGCACACTGTATGGGGATATGAGTGGTGGACTTGCTGTAATATCCGATGTGCCAAAGACGATGGTATACGAACTTGCAAAGTATATAAATAGAGACAAAATCATAATACCGCTGTCAACCATTGAAAAGGCTCCATCTGCAGAGTTAAGGCCAAATCAGAAGGATACTGATTCACTGCCACCATATGAAATACTAGATGATATACTTAAGTTATATATAGAAGATGATAAATCAATAAGCGAGATCGTATCAGAAGGCTATGATGAAGACATTGTAAGAGATGTAATCAGAAAGGTCAACAATGCAGAATACAAGAGAAAACAGGCAGCACCGGGTCTTAAAGTTACAACAAAAGCATTCGGCGTCGGAAGGCGCATGCCAATTGCACAGAAATTTAGGCCATAA
- a CDS encoding DMT family transporter — MTKKLKSDIMLILVTVIWGSTFIIVKNATSVIPVYNFLFLRFMLAFIVLAILYGKRLINIDKRTFIVSVLVGTMLFLGYAFQTLGLKYTTASKSGFISGFNVVLVPILEAFFLKAKLSKTSWISVILAMVGLLLITTNVDLKINFGDFLTFLCAVSFAFQIVLIAKYAPSVDTISFAMIQILVVAILSGILSFIYEKPTIPANKTVWFALILTGIFATAFALTVQNTMQANTSATHAAIIFSLEPVFSAITAFLVAGEVMTLKSIIGGFLMLLSMILSEIPSKDKLRA; from the coding sequence TTGACAAAAAAATTAAAAAGCGACATCATGTTAATCTTAGTCACAGTCATCTGGGGATCCACTTTTATAATAGTAAAAAATGCAACAAGCGTAATACCTGTGTACAATTTTCTGTTTTTAAGATTTATGCTTGCGTTCATAGTACTGGCAATCCTGTACGGCAAAAGGCTAATAAATATAGATAAAAGAACATTTATTGTTTCAGTCCTTGTTGGTACAATGTTATTTTTAGGCTATGCATTTCAAACATTGGGTCTAAAATACACTACAGCATCAAAGTCTGGTTTTATAAGTGGATTCAATGTAGTGCTTGTACCTATATTAGAAGCATTTTTCTTAAAAGCAAAACTGTCGAAAACATCGTGGATAAGCGTCATATTAGCAATGGTAGGGTTATTGCTTATAACAACAAATGTTGATTTAAAGATAAACTTTGGGGATTTCCTTACTTTTTTGTGTGCAGTATCATTTGCATTTCAGATCGTCTTAATTGCAAAATATGCACCATCTGTGGATACTATTTCATTTGCAATGATACAAATCCTGGTTGTTGCGATTCTAAGTGGGATTTTATCATTTATATATGAAAAACCAACTATACCGGCAAACAAAACTGTATGGTTTGCACTTATATTGACGGGTATTTTTGCAACAGCTTTTGCATTAACCGTTCAAAATACTATGCAAGCAAACACATCTGCTACACATGCAGCTATTATCTTTTCGCTGGAACCTGTCTTTTCCGCCATCACAGCATTTCTAGTGGCTGGTGAGGTTATGACATTGAAATCTATAATCGGCGGTTTTTTAATGCTTTTAAGCATGATTTTATCTGAAATACCGTCTAAAGATAAATTAAGGGCTTAA
- a CDS encoding YcdB/YcdC domain-containing protein yields the protein MKKVTVIILMFIILAGTFNVYAAPSDNIITKEKAISIVKDRLGDIKYDNLNVQYREFTNKDSVWILSYTKNDIFENTSITLNAKSGDIIRYNYISDYNGSKNLNRDDAKKIADEFLNKVRPTNLSKYKFDSTYENDSYREYNFKWRREENGVKVLYDTINVSVDKKTGYVTHYTYDWTDGDLPTLKNVIDINEATKLFKEYLRPRLVYTVIYNKNKGDVKLVYFSPSPQYMINAYTGDIIDINGTKVELKKTGEEKITLDKFYNKSSKPVTKDEAYKIASKYASKDYELKNTAYIEKYACLDLNVWTFAWNKVNGIGYLHVAVNANTGNVVDVLKSTKSDLSISISRVNALKKAESFIKDNFKDVVPYLDFNSNLDTNTREAIYGYHFVFPLKQYNIPFINNGITIDVDGKGNISAYTYKNYDVPIPMPSNIMTQDKVTDKYLTSGNFSLKYYKPEGKDIIPVYTVDDPIYSNLIDAISGEIIKPY from the coding sequence ATGAAAAAGGTAACAGTTATAATATTGATGTTCATAATATTGGCAGGGACATTTAATGTTTATGCTGCTCCAAGTGACAATATTATTACAAAAGAAAAAGCTATCTCAATTGTAAAAGACAGGCTGGGAGATATAAAATACGATAATTTAAACGTCCAATACAGAGAGTTTACAAATAAAGATTCAGTGTGGATATTAAGTTATACTAAAAATGATATTTTTGAAAATACTTCAATAACTCTAAATGCGAAAAGTGGAGATATTATAAGGTATAATTATATATCTGATTATAATGGAAGCAAAAATTTAAACAGAGATGACGCAAAGAAAATAGCTGATGAATTTTTGAACAAGGTAAGGCCAACAAATCTTAGCAAATATAAATTTGACAGCACGTATGAAAATGACAGTTATAGGGAATACAATTTTAAATGGAGAAGAGAAGAGAATGGTGTGAAAGTTTTATACGACACAATAAATGTATCTGTCGATAAAAAAACGGGATATGTTACACATTACACGTACGATTGGACAGACGGAGACCTGCCTACGCTTAAAAATGTGATAGATATAAATGAGGCCACGAAACTTTTTAAAGAATATTTAAGACCAAGATTAGTGTACACAGTAATATATAACAAAAATAAAGGTGATGTGAAACTGGTATATTTTTCACCATCACCTCAGTACATGATAAATGCATATACAGGTGATATAATTGATATAAATGGAACTAAAGTTGAATTAAAAAAGACAGGTGAAGAAAAAATTACATTAGACAAATTTTACAATAAATCTAGTAAGCCTGTTACAAAAGATGAAGCATATAAAATAGCATCGAAGTATGCATCTAAAGACTACGAATTAAAAAACACAGCATACATCGAAAAATACGCATGTCTTGATTTAAATGTTTGGACGTTTGCATGGAATAAAGTTAATGGAATAGGATATCTACATGTGGCAGTTAATGCAAATACAGGTAATGTCGTAGATGTGCTGAAAAGCACCAAAAGTGATTTAAGTATATCAATTTCCCGGGTAAATGCATTAAAAAAAGCGGAATCATTTATAAAGGATAATTTCAAAGACGTAGTACCTTATCTCGATTTTAACAGCAATTTAGATACCAATACACGTGAAGCAATCTACGGATACCACTTTGTATTTCCGCTTAAACAGTACAATATTCCATTTATAAATAATGGTATAACTATTGATGTAGATGGAAAAGGAAATATATCAGCGTATACTTATAAAAATTACGACGTACCGATTCCGATGCCGTCAAACATCATGACGCAGGATAAAGTAACAGATAAATACTTAACGAGTGGAAACTTCTCATTGAAATATTATAAACCAGAAGGCAAAGATATAATACCAGTTTACACTGTAGATGATCCTATTTATTCAAACTTGATAGATGCCATTTCAGGTGAAATAATAAAACCATATTAA
- a CDS encoding F0F1 ATP synthase subunit epsilon — translation MSKYHLEVLTPHRKFYDGDVEEIIVTTSAGEIGVQKGHIPMTVALGIGTLKIKNDNEWKEASISNGFMEVKQDNVVILADAAEWPEEIDIMRAEAAKQRAEERLRQKKSQHEYLLAKAALRRALVRMNIAKKYKKM, via the coding sequence ATGAGTAAGTACCACCTCGAAGTTTTGACACCACATCGCAAATTTTACGATGGAGATGTTGAGGAAATCATTGTTACAACAAGTGCTGGAGAAATCGGTGTACAAAAAGGACATATTCCTATGACAGTGGCTCTTGGCATTGGCACTTTAAAGATAAAAAATGACAATGAGTGGAAAGAAGCCAGCATATCAAACGGATTTATGGAAGTCAAGCAGGATAATGTAGTAATACTGGCAGATGCTGCCGAATGGCCTGAAGAGATAGATATTATGAGGGCAGAAGCAGCAAAACAGAGAGCAGAAGAAAGGTTAAGACAGAAGAAAAGCCAGCATGAGTATCTGCTTGCAAAAGCCGCTTTGCGGCGTGCCCTCGTCAGAATGAATATTGCAAAAAAATACAAAAAGATGTAA
- the atpD gene encoding F0F1 ATP synthase subunit beta — MKKGYITQVIGPVVDIRFDEDLPPINNAIKIPFKDDEIVVEVSQHTGDNTVRCVAMSSTDGLKRGMECFDTGGSISVPVGEGTLGRMFNVLGKAVDGLGEVKADKYMSIHRDAPSFEEQSPVTEVLETGIKVIDLLTPYAKGGKIGLFGGAGVGKTVLIEELIRNIATEHGGYSIFTGVGERTREGNDLWHEMKESGVLDKTAFVFGQMNEPPGARMRVGLTGLTMAEYFRDEKHQDVLLFIDNIFRFIQAGSEVSALLGRMPSAVGYQPTLATELGALQERITSTKSGSITSVQAVYVPADDLTDPAPATTFTHLDATTVLSRSIVEMGIYPAVDPLDSTSRILEPNIVGEEHYNVARRVQEILQKYKELQDIIAILGMDELSDEDKLTVYRARKIQRFLSQPFFVAETFTGIPGKYVPLKETIEGFKKIVDGEMDDIPEAAFFMVGNIDEVYKKAEEMK, encoded by the coding sequence ATGAAAAAGGGTTATATAACACAGGTAATAGGTCCGGTTGTTGATATACGTTTTGACGAAGATTTGCCACCCATCAACAATGCGATTAAGATACCATTTAAGGATGATGAAATAGTCGTCGAAGTATCTCAACATACAGGTGACAATACAGTAAGATGTGTTGCTATGTCGTCAACCGATGGATTAAAGAGAGGGATGGAATGTTTTGATACAGGTGGGTCAATTTCGGTACCGGTCGGCGAAGGTACACTTGGCAGAATGTTTAATGTGCTGGGGAAAGCTGTCGATGGACTTGGTGAAGTGAAAGCAGATAAGTATATGTCTATACACAGAGATGCACCAAGCTTTGAAGAACAAAGCCCTGTCACTGAGGTATTGGAGACAGGTATAAAAGTCATAGATCTTTTAACACCATATGCAAAAGGTGGCAAGATTGGACTATTTGGTGGTGCAGGTGTTGGAAAGACAGTTTTAATAGAAGAGTTAATCAGAAATATAGCGACAGAGCATGGCGGATACTCAATCTTTACTGGTGTTGGAGAGAGAACTCGTGAAGGCAACGATTTGTGGCATGAGATGAAAGAGTCTGGTGTTTTAGACAAGACAGCATTTGTCTTCGGTCAGATGAATGAGCCACCAGGAGCTAGAATGAGAGTTGGACTCACCGGTCTTACAATGGCAGAGTATTTTAGGGATGAAAAGCATCAGGACGTTTTGCTATTTATTGATAATATATTCAGATTTATACAAGCAGGCTCGGAAGTATCTGCTCTCTTAGGCAGGATGCCATCTGCCGTAGGTTATCAGCCGACACTTGCTACAGAGCTTGGTGCATTGCAGGAGAGAATAACTTCTACAAAGAGCGGGTCAATTACATCTGTTCAAGCGGTATATGTACCTGCAGATGACTTGACAGATCCGGCGCCTGCAACGACATTTACACACCTTGATGCGACGACAGTTTTATCTAGAAGCATTGTTGAAATGGGTATTTATCCTGCGGTTGATCCACTTGATTCTACATCAAGAATATTAGAGCCTAACATTGTAGGTGAGGAACACTACAATGTAGCAAGGCGTGTACAGGAGATACTGCAAAAGTATAAAGAACTACAGGACATAATAGCTATTCTAGGTATGGATGAATTATCAGATGAAGATAAGCTTACGGTCTACAGAGCAAGGAAGATACAGAGATTTTTATCACAGCCTTTCTTCGTTGCTGAGACATTTACTGGAATACCAGGCAAATATGTCCCGCTAAAAGAGACGATAGAAGGATTTAAAAAGATAGTAGATGGTGAGATGGACGATATACCAGAAGCAGCATTTTTCATGGTAGGAAATATTGATGAAGTGTATAAAAAAGCTGAAGAAATGAAGTGA